In the Gloeocapsa sp. DLM2.Bin57 genome, one interval contains:
- a CDS encoding HEAT repeat domain-containing protein, producing the protein MLHRLSLILAILLTYFGPGYHSPNNRLLPMSVAVAQENPQLDNQDNNSQPNNFGITLSGGRISLPWWMLLGFLLISIMLLLLIWIVLPEKNPPEQQLSTSGNQPLANNDTSKAQLPPIENTDSALLPVQPFPRENSDVTIGLIEQLQEVDPAKRRRAIWELARTADSRAIKPLVDLMLDCSSYERTLILEALSEVSAKTLRPMNHALVVSLQDENAQVRKNAIRDLTKLYELLNQIRPVIYHALDDHDPEVREVAKWALSQVNPTMSIPMENPPPNPPPLDSQFKSSDSLNL; encoded by the coding sequence ATGCTCCATCGTTTGTCCCTAATTCTCGCTATTTTACTAACTTATTTTGGTCCTGGTTACCATTCCCCTAATAACCGACTATTACCAATGAGTGTTGCTGTTGCTCAAGAAAACCCTCAACTAGACAACCAAGACAACAACTCCCAACCCAATAACTTTGGTATTACCTTATCGGGAGGAAGAATCAGTTTACCCTGGTGGATGCTATTGGGTTTTTTGCTAATTAGTATCATGTTATTATTGCTAATTTGGATTGTTTTACCAGAAAAGAATCCTCCAGAACAACAATTATCTACTAGTGGGAATCAACCTTTAGCTAATAATGATACCTCTAAAGCTCAACTTCCACCCATAGAAAATACAGATAGTGCGCTACTACCAGTACAACCTTTTCCCCGAGAAAATTCAGATGTAACAATTGGATTAATCGAACAATTACAGGAAGTAGATCCAGCTAAACGACGTAGAGCTATTTGGGAATTAGCACGTACAGCAGACTCTAGAGCGATTAAACCTCTAGTTGATTTAATGTTAGATTGTAGTTCCTATGAACGAACCTTAATTTTAGAAGCCTTATCAGAAGTAAGTGCTAAAACCCTCAGACCAATGAATCACGCTTTAGTTGTATCTTTACAAGATGAAAATGCTCAAGTCCGTAAAAATGCTATTCGTGATTTAACCAAATTATATGAGTTGCTCAATCAAATTCGTCCTGTAATTTATCATGCTCTAGATGATCATGACCCAGAAGTGAGAGAAGTAGCCAAATGGGCTTTAAGTCAAGTTAATCCTACTATGTCAATCCCTATGGAAAATCCACCCCCTAACCCTCCTCCTCTGGATTCTCAATTTAAATCTTCTGATTCTCTTAATTTATAA
- the sppA gene encoding signal peptide peptidase SppA: MIWPFRKKASKQIARLEITGAIAGETREQVLKAIEMIKARKFPALLLRIDSPGGTVGDSQEIYQALKELQEKVKIVASFGNIAASGGVYIGMGAEHIFANPGTITGSIGVILRGNNLEGLLDKIGVSFKVIKSGPYKDILSFDRQLTEAEEAILQELIDTSYLQFVETVAKERKLALETVKSFADGRIFTGQQALNLGVVDRLGTEADARRFAATLVGLNPEKTDCYNIEESKPLLKRFLPFANVTMNYLAFEVATNGQPLWLYRP; the protein is encoded by the coding sequence ATGATTTGGCCATTTAGAAAAAAAGCTAGTAAACAAATTGCACGTCTGGAAATAACAGGGGCGATCGCCGGGGAAACTCGTGAACAAGTACTCAAGGCGATCGAGATGATTAAAGCGAGAAAATTCCCTGCTCTGTTGTTACGAATTGATTCTCCTGGGGGTACAGTAGGTGATTCTCAAGAAATTTATCAAGCACTCAAAGAGTTACAAGAAAAGGTAAAAATAGTCGCTAGTTTTGGCAATATCGCTGCTTCTGGTGGGGTTTATATTGGTATGGGTGCTGAGCATATTTTTGCTAATCCAGGTACAATTACAGGAAGCATTGGGGTAATTCTGCGGGGGAATAATCTCGAAGGTCTCTTAGATAAAATTGGGGTATCTTTTAAAGTAATTAAATCAGGACCCTATAAAGATATTCTCTCTTTTGATCGCCAATTAACTGAAGCTGAAGAAGCGATCTTACAAGAATTAATCGATACTAGTTATCTGCAATTCGTAGAAACTGTAGCTAAAGAGCGTAAACTAGCTCTAGAAACCGTCAAAAGTTTTGCCGATGGACGAATTTTCACAGGACAACAAGCTTTAAATCTCGGTGTTGTCGATCGCCTAGGTACAGAAGCTGATGCTAGACGGTTTGCGGCGACTTTAGTAGGACTCAATCCCGAGAAAACCGACTGTTACAATATTGAGGAGTCTAAACCTCTGTTAAAACGTTTTTTACCCTTTGCTAATGTCACCATGAAT
- a CDS encoding EamA family transporter, which yields MEINQKTSPLVLISPFFFWGTAMVAMKGTIEQTTPLFMASVRLLPAGLLILAVAYWQQRPQPKSQKAWLWITFFAIVDGAMFQGFLSQGLLRTGAGLGSVMIDSQPLAVALLSSWLFGEIIGGLGFLGLAIGIAGISLIGLPESLITNLAQFNFSELSGLGTELFSGGEWLMLLAALSMAVGTVTIPFVCRYADPIMATGWHMIIGGMLLFLLSLSLETNQWQYLNVSDWLALSYATVFGSALSYGVFFYLAAAGNLTSLSSLTFLTPIFALAFGNLFLAEVLTPLQWLGVSLTLVSIYVINQREKLTQKLSIFNQGFTRKVSRRYEN from the coding sequence ATGGAAATAAACCAGAAAACATCCCCATTAGTACTTATTTCGCCCTTTTTCTTTTGGGGTACAGCGATGGTAGCGATGAAAGGAACTATTGAGCAGACAACCCCCTTATTTATGGCTAGTGTACGTTTGCTACCCGCGGGTTTATTAATTTTAGCCGTTGCTTATTGGCAACAACGACCTCAACCTAAAAGCCAAAAAGCCTGGTTATGGATCACTTTTTTTGCTATAGTAGATGGAGCGATGTTCCAAGGATTTCTTAGTCAGGGACTACTCAGAACAGGAGCAGGGTTGGGATCAGTGATGATTGATTCTCAACCCCTAGCAGTGGCTTTACTCTCTAGTTGGTTGTTTGGGGAAATTATCGGAGGATTAGGGTTTTTAGGTTTAGCGATCGGTATTGCAGGGATTAGTTTAATTGGCTTACCCGAAAGTTTGATTACTAATCTAGCTCAATTTAATTTCTCTGAATTATCAGGATTAGGAACAGAATTATTTAGTGGGGGAGAGTGGCTAATGTTATTAGCTGCACTCTCTATGGCTGTAGGAACTGTGACTATTCCCTTTGTTTGTCGTTATGCTGATCCTATCATGGCAACTGGTTGGCACATGATTATTGGTGGAATGCTATTATTTTTACTCAGTCTTTCCTTAGAAACCAACCAATGGCAATATCTCAATGTTTCGGATTGGCTGGCATTAAGTTATGCTACAGTGTTTGGGAGTGCTTTATCTTATGGGGTATTTTTCTATTTAGCAGCTGCGGGTAATCTTACCAGTTTAAGTTCTCTAACCTTTTTAACTCCTATATTTGCTCTAGCTTTTGGTAACTTATTCTTAGCAGAAGTACTAACACCTTTACAATGGTTAGGAGTTTCTTTAACCTTAGTAAGTATCTATGTGATTAATCAGCGAGAAAAACTAACCCAAAAGTTGTCTATATTTAATCAGGGTTTCACTAGAAAAGTATCCCGCAGATATGAGAATTAA